One Glycine soja cultivar W05 chromosome 2, ASM419377v2, whole genome shotgun sequence genomic region harbors:
- the LOC114396444 gene encoding acyl-coenzyme A thioesterase 13 → MEKVREMLRLTQQESVAMSRLNSVPSLRAGDNSSFYEHFILSGIRVDRVQPGLVSCTFKVPSRLADRSGKLASGAIANLVDEVGGAVIHEEGLPMNVSVDMSISFLSSVRVGDELEITSRLLGRKGGYSGTIVLLKNKATGELIAEGRHSLFGRHNSKM, encoded by the exons ATGGAGAAGGTGAGAGAGATGCTGAGACTAACGCAGCAAGAATCGGTCGCTATGTCACGACTCAACTCTGTTCCTTCCCTCAGAGCCGGCGATAACTCCTCCTTCTACGAACACTTCATCCTCTCTGGCATCCGAGTTGACCGAGTCCAACCCGGTCTCGTCTCCTGCACTTTCAAAGTCCCCTCGCGCCTCGCT GACAGGAGTGGGAAGTTGGCGAGTGGAGCAATTGCGAATCTGGTGGACGAGGTTGGAGGTGCTGTCATCCATGAAGAGGGTCTCCCCATGAATGTTTCCGTTGACATGtctatttcttttctctcatctgTGAGAGTTGGC GATGAACTAGAAATTACTTCTAGGTTGTTAGGAAGGAAAGGAGGTTATTCTGGGACTATTGTTCTTCTTAAAAACAAAGCAACTGGAGAATTGATAGCGGAAGGTCGTCATTCACTATTTGGTAGACATAACAGCAAAATGTAA
- the LOC114396452 gene encoding protein OCTOPUS-like — protein sequence MNSNFKPHCLSACHRHPSVPVTGFCALCLRERLAGFPSDDHPPPPDLRRSKSCSRPATSDPAPSPRRRSCAVRPRSTLSDLFTRDDTRKTKRSHKPNSEVRVCDDDDDDDADEETKTVKEFIDLEILQRSKRNAARDSRTFWNAATEKFKKWKWKHRSKKNGDADNNDDNNSDNANRNAEKRRARRLRDTQSEIGECNLGRRSCDTDPRFSIDVGRISFDCPRASWDGCLIGKSCSRLSPMVSLDEDSNSNTSNNISAGVDLERSGDGRQSFGFDRSNSRRRRSIAELDELKSMSNANANANVNANAKVSPKVSPATFYGAKLLITEKELMDSYVRSSSDVVEPDCVVESDSKGVADVATRQKGSKKLQKWRGIWNKLGLVQRTERKEDRMGEEKGDSGVEVEVEKPLAESLERLRRVVNVQASEPVGQKLMRSYSVSCRSPCRTDGFTEESESKGSALNVRQEFMFQRNRSVRYSPNNPDTGLLRFYLTPTKSYKRSKAGRSSVKDLHSAARSGL from the coding sequence ATGAATTCCAATTTTAAACCCCATTGCCTCTCCGCCTGCCACCGCCACCCCTCCGTCCCCGTCACCGGCTTCTGCGCCCTCTGCCTCCGCGAACGCCTTGCTGGCTTCCCCTCCGACGACCACCCTCCCCCGCCAGACCTCCGCCGCTCCAAGTCCTGCTCCCGCCCTGCCACCTCCGACCCCGCTCCCTCCCCCCGCCGCCGCTCCTGCGCCGTCCGCCCCCGCAGCACCCTCTCCGATCTCTTCACCCGCGACGACACCAGGAAAACCAAACGCTCTCACAAACCGAACTCTGAAGTTAGGGTTTGtgacgacgacgacgacgacgatgCCGACGAGGAAACCAAGACGGTGAAGGAGTTCATAGATCTCGAAATACTGCAGCGCAGCAAGAGGAACGCCGCGAGGGATTCCAGAACCTTCTGGAACGCAGCCACCGAGAAGTTCAAGAAGTGGAAATGGAAGCACCGGTCAAAGAAAAACGGCGATGCTGacaataatgatgataataatagtgATAATGCAAACAGAAATGCAGAGAAGCGAAGAGCTAGGAGATTGAGAGACACTCAATCGGAGATTGGAGAATGCAATTTGGGGAGAAGATCTTGCGATACCGATCCGAGGTTTTCGATTGATGTTGGAAGAATCTCGTTCGATTGCCCTAGAGCTTCCTGGGATGGATGTTTGATTGGAAAATCATGTTCCAGGCTTTCCCCAATGGTTTCACTCGACGAAGATTCCAATTCCAATACTAGTAACAATATCAGTGCTGGTGTGGATTTGGAAAGGTCTGGAGATGGTAGACAGAGTTTTGGTTTTGATAGATCAAACTCACGTAGGAGACGGTCGATTGCGGAGCTTGATGAGTTGAAATCGATGTCAAATGCAAATGCAAATGCAAATGTGAATGCGAATGCGAAGGTGTCTCCAAAGGTATCTCCAGCCACCTTTTATGGTGCCAAGTTGTTGATTACTGAGAAGGAGTTAATGGATAGTTATGTGAGATCTTCGAGTGATGTTGTTGAACCTGATTGTGTGGTGGAATCTGATTCCAAGGGCGTTGCTGATGTGGCCACTAGGCAAAAGGGTTCGAAGAAGTTGCAGAAATGGCGCGGCATCTGGAACAAGTTGGGATTAGTACAGAGAACCGAGAGAAAGGAGGATAGGATGGGGGAAGAGAAGGGTGATTCTGGGGTTGAGGTTGAGGTTGAGAAGCCTCTTGCAGAGTCTTTGGAGAGGCTGAGGAGGGTGGTTAATGTGCAAGCAAGTGAGCCTGTTGGCCAGAAGCTTATGCGTAGCTATAGCGTTAGCTGTAGAAGCCCATGTAGAACCGATGGTTTCACAGAAGAGTCTGAGAGCAAAGGGAGTGCTTTGAATGTGAGACAGGAGTTTATGTTTCAGAGGAACCGGAGTGTTCGGTATTCACCCAATAATCCCGACACTGGCTTGTTGAGGTTCTATTTGACGCCCACAAAGAGCTATAAGAGAAGCAAGGCCGGAAGGAGTAGTGTTAAGGATTTGCATTCAGCAGCCAGAAGTGGCTTGTGA
- the LOC114396468 gene encoding protein NRT1/ PTR FAMILY 8.1-like: MTEEDVYTKDGTVDYRGNRANKNETGTWRACPFILGNECSERLAYYGMSTNLVTYFNTKLNQSGPTASKNNANWGGTCYITPLIGAFVADAYLGRYRTILYFSIVYVIGMTLLTLSASVPGIKPSCDDQGNCHATEAQSAMCFVALYLIALGTGGIKPCVSSFGADQFDDADEAEKEHKSSFFNWFYLSINIGGLVAASLLVWVQTTVSWGWGFGIPAVAMAIAVVSFLSGTRLYRIQKPGGSPLTRMCQVIVASIRKSKVQVTNDDRSAFYEIEQDSESAIQGSRKLEHTNGLSFFDKAAVIRDSDNVKDPINPWRLCTVTQVEELKAIIRLLPIWATGIIFSTVYSQMGSYFILQGDTMDNRLGSNKKLHISPATLSVFDTISVIFWVLVYDRIIVPVARKFTGRENGLTQLQRMGTGLFISIFAMVYSVILENIRLKMVRRHNYYDLNQVPMSLFLQIPPYFIIGCAEVFTFIGQLEFFYEQAPDAMRSTCSALQLLTVAFGSYLSSLLITIVTKITARNGSPGWLPDKLNYGHLDYFFLLLTVLSVLNFVVFLLVSKLYTYKKPVGTLH, encoded by the exons ATGACCGAGGAAGATGTTTACACAAAAGACGGAACAGTAGATTACCGAGGAAATCGTGCTAACAAAAATGAAACTGGAACCTGGAGAGCCTGCCCCTTTATTTTAG GAAATGAATGTTCTGAGAGATTGGCATACTATGGGATGAGCACAAATCTTGTGACTTATTTCAATACTAAACTAAACCAGTCTGGTCCTACTGCATCCAAGAATAATGCAAATTGGGGTGGAACATGCTACATCACTCCATTGATTGGAGCATTTGTGGCTGATGCCTATCTTGGAAGATATCGTACCATCCTTTATTTTTCCATAGTTTATGTTATT GGAATGACACTCTTGACACTGTCTGCATCAGTTCCTGGCATAAAACCAAGTTGTGATGATCAAGGTAATTGCCATGCTACTGAGGCACAGAGTGCAATGTGCTTTGTGGCACTTTACCTAATAGCTCTTGGCACTGGTGGGATCAAGCCTTGTGTCTCATCATTTGGTGCAGACCAATTTGATGATGCTGATGAAGCTGAGAAGGAGCACAAGAGCTCTTTCTTCAACTGGTTCTACTTGTCAATAAATATTGGTGGTCTTGTTGCTGCTTCTTTGTTGGTGTGGGTACAAACTACTGTAAGTTGGGGGTGGGGATTTGGCATTCCAGCAGTGGCCATGGCAATTGCTGTGGTGAGCTTCTTATCCGGTACGAGGCTGTATCGGATTCAGAAGCCCGGTGGTAGCCCCCTCACTCGCATGTGTCAGGTTATAGTGGCATCCATAAGAAAGAGTAAGGTTCAAGTAACTAATGATGATAGGTCTGCATTTTATGAGATAGAACAAGACTCAGAGTCAGCTATCCAAGGAAGTCGcaagcttgaacatacaaatgGATTAAG CTTCTTTGATAAAGCAGCAGTTATAAGAGATTCAGACAATGTGAAGGACCCAATAAACCCATGGAGACTTTGTACTGTGACTCAAGTGGAAGAGCTGAAAGCCATTATAAGATTGCTTCCTATTTGGGCCACTGGCATCATATTTTCTACTGTTTATAGTCAAATGGGAAGCTACTTTATACTGCAAGGGGACACCATGGACAACCGTTTGGGCAGCAACAAGAAGTTACACATCTCACCAGCCACTCTTTCTGTCTTTGATACCATCAGTGTCATCTTTTGGGTGCTAGTGTATGACAGGATTATTGTGCCGGTAGCAAGAAAGTTCACTGGCCGCGAAAATGGCCTAACTCAGCTCCAAAGAATGGGCACTGGCCTTTTCATATCCATATTTGCTATGGTGTATTCGGTAATCTTGGAGAATATTAGACTTAAAATGGTGAGAAGGCACAACTACTATGACCTTAACCAGGTCCCCATGTCACTATTTTTGCAGATTCCACCATATTTTATCATAGGTTGTGCTGAAGTGTTCACATTCATTGGTCAATTAGAGTTCTTCTATGAGCAAGCACCTGATGCCATGAGAAGCACATGTTCTGCTCTCCAACTCCTCACTGTTGCATTTGGGTCCTACTTGAGCTCTTTACTCATTACAATTGTGACTAAGATCACTGCTAGGAATGGAAGTCCTGGATGGTTACCTGACAAACTAAACTATGGTCACCTTGATTATTTCTTCTTGCTGTTGACAGTGTTAAGTGTGCTGAACTTTGTTGTGTTCCTTCTGGTGTCAAAGTtgtatacatataaaaaacCGGTTGGAACTCTTCACTAA